In Phenylobacterium koreense, one DNA window encodes the following:
- a CDS encoding YegJ family protein, translating into MKRTVLAAVVALAAMTAPLVSACAREPEEQLIYTEDDDAEVLAATAEARKTLPIFWAKFEAKPAGYDHFAVKVGLKTSAGNEEHIWMDGLGRANGKVTGKLANEPYDLPGLKEGSLVEVDEAAVSDWQYSKGGKLYGHFTTRALSARANAAQRAQAAELFSPQPLEAGTN; encoded by the coding sequence TTGAAGCGCACCGTCCTCGCGGCCGTCGTCGCTCTCGCAGCGATGACTGCCCCCCTGGTGTCCGCGTGCGCGCGCGAGCCGGAGGAACAACTGATCTACACCGAGGATGACGATGCCGAGGTGCTCGCGGCTACGGCCGAGGCCCGGAAGACGCTGCCGATCTTCTGGGCGAAGTTTGAAGCGAAGCCGGCTGGCTACGACCACTTCGCCGTCAAGGTAGGGCTCAAGACCAGCGCCGGGAATGAGGAGCACATCTGGATGGACGGCCTTGGTCGCGCAAACGGCAAGGTCACGGGCAAGCTCGCTAATGAGCCATACGACCTGCCCGGGCTGAAGGAGGGCTCCCTGGTCGAGGTCGATGAGGCGGCGGTCTCCGACTGGCAGTATTCGAAGGGCGGAAAGCTCTACGGCCACTTCACGACGCGAGCGCTGAGCGCGCGCGCCAATGCGGCTCAACGCGCGCAGGCGGCGGAGCTGTTCTCGCCGCAACCGCTTGAGGCCGGAACCAACTGA
- the glyS gene encoding glycine--tRNA ligase subunit beta, with product MPQLLIELFSEEIPARMQAQAARDLDRMVRERLAEQGLLPEGIKTFAGPRRLTLVAEGLPAAQGDRHEDRKGPRVGAPDAAIEGFLRSTGLTRDQLVEKDGVWFAHIHRKGRPTTEILTEILDQVIRSFPWPKSMTWGRGTLRWVRPLKRIVFLFDGEVVPFNIDGIESGDVTEGHRFMGSGKSFKVKDFDTYRDKLAAHFVILDPEERKDRIIDGARTLCFARNLELVDDDGLLDEVSGLAEWPTPVMGDMDPAFLDLPAEVIRTSMRTHQKYFAVRSPDGDKLAPHFITVANIEAADGGKEIARGNGKVLSARLNDARFFWDEDRKVTLEERLAKLTGVTFHAKLGTLAERVERLELLAKAIAPRVGADVAKAVLAARLCKADLATGMVGEFPELQGLMGGYYAREEKISPVVADAIRDHYRPVGANDEAPDTPVTMAVAIAEKLDTLVAFFAIDEKPTGSRDPYALRRAALGIIRILLGSESRAPVRELVADWYKSLRCYVDPGRALYVSTRRTTGYLGPRYRSPSDVFQTYVEEFEDALLEGRPYVVSTVEDFDIRFDRSATAGESPEGEVQYEFRPYSVVADEVMAFLADRLKVALRDQGKRHDLVDAVFALGDDDLVRIVARVEALDGFLTGADGQNLLAGYKRAGNILKAEEKKGELPAGPAVAMPGAPAEEGALIGALEQATPNVVQALQGEDFAGAMRALSALRGPVDAFFEAVLVNSDNAAERENRLRLLVQVRDLMERVADFSQVTG from the coding sequence ATGCCCCAGCTCCTGATTGAACTGTTCTCCGAAGAGATTCCCGCGCGCATGCAGGCCCAGGCCGCGCGCGACCTCGACCGCATGGTCCGCGAGCGCCTGGCCGAGCAGGGCCTGCTGCCGGAAGGGATCAAGACCTTCGCCGGCCCGCGCCGCCTGACCTTGGTGGCCGAGGGTCTGCCGGCCGCGCAGGGCGACCGTCATGAGGACCGCAAGGGCCCGCGCGTCGGCGCGCCGGACGCGGCCATCGAGGGCTTCTTGCGCTCCACCGGCCTCACCCGCGACCAACTGGTCGAGAAGGACGGCGTCTGGTTCGCGCACATCCACCGCAAGGGGCGGCCGACCACCGAGATCCTGACCGAGATCCTCGACCAGGTGATCCGGAGCTTCCCCTGGCCCAAGTCCATGACCTGGGGCCGCGGCACGCTGCGCTGGGTCCGGCCGCTGAAGCGCATCGTCTTCCTGTTCGACGGCGAGGTCGTGCCCTTCAACATCGACGGCATCGAGTCCGGCGACGTCACTGAGGGCCACCGCTTCATGGGATCGGGCAAGTCCTTCAAGGTGAAGGATTTCGACACCTACCGCGACAAGCTGGCCGCCCACTTCGTGATCCTCGACCCCGAGGAGCGCAAGGACCGGATCATCGACGGCGCTCGCACCCTGTGCTTTGCGCGCAACCTCGAGCTCGTGGACGATGACGGCCTGCTGGACGAGGTTTCGGGCCTCGCCGAATGGCCGACCCCGGTCATGGGCGACATGGACCCGGCCTTCCTCGATCTGCCGGCCGAGGTGATCCGCACCTCCATGCGCACGCACCAGAAGTATTTCGCCGTGCGCAGCCCCGACGGCGACAAGCTCGCCCCGCACTTCATCACCGTGGCCAATATCGAAGCGGCCGACGGCGGTAAGGAGATCGCCCGCGGCAACGGCAAGGTGCTCTCGGCTCGCCTCAACGACGCCCGCTTCTTCTGGGATGAGGATCGCAAGGTCACCCTGGAGGAACGGCTGGCCAAGCTCACCGGCGTGACCTTCCACGCCAAGCTGGGCACCCTGGCCGAGCGCGTCGAGCGCCTGGAACTGCTGGCCAAGGCTATCGCGCCCCGCGTCGGCGCCGACGTCGCCAAGGCGGTCCTGGCCGCGCGCCTCTGCAAGGCCGACCTCGCCACCGGCATGGTGGGCGAGTTCCCCGAGTTGCAAGGCCTGATGGGCGGCTACTACGCTCGCGAGGAAAAGATCAGCCCGGTCGTCGCGGACGCCATCCGCGACCACTACCGTCCGGTCGGCGCGAACGACGAGGCGCCGGACACCCCGGTCACCATGGCCGTCGCCATCGCCGAGAAGCTCGACACGCTGGTCGCCTTCTTCGCCATCGACGAAAAGCCGACCGGTTCGCGCGATCCCTATGCCCTGCGCCGCGCGGCGCTGGGCATCATCCGCATCCTGCTCGGCTCGGAGTCCCGCGCCCCGGTGCGCGAGCTTGTCGCGGATTGGTACAAGTCCCTTCGCTGCTACGTCGATCCGGGTCGCGCGCTCTATGTCTCGACCCGCCGGACGACCGGCTATCTCGGGCCGCGGTACCGTTCGCCCTCCGACGTCTTCCAGACCTATGTCGAGGAATTCGAGGACGCCCTGCTGGAGGGCCGGCCCTACGTCGTCTCCACGGTCGAGGACTTCGACATCCGCTTCGACCGCTCCGCCACCGCCGGCGAATCGCCCGAAGGCGAGGTGCAGTACGAGTTCCGGCCCTATTCGGTGGTCGCCGACGAGGTCATGGCCTTCCTGGCCGACCGTCTGAAGGTCGCCCTACGCGACCAGGGCAAGCGACATGACCTGGTCGATGCGGTCTTCGCCCTCGGCGACGACGACCTGGTCCGCATCGTCGCGCGCGTCGAGGCGCTCGACGGTTTCCTGACCGGCGCGGACGGCCAGAACCTGCTGGCCGGCTACAAGCGCGCCGGCAACATCCTCAAGGCCGAGGAGAAGAAGGGCGAGCTGCCCGCGGGCCCTGCCGTGGCGATGCCAGGCGCGCCGGCGGAGGAGGGTGCGCTGATCGGGGCGCTCGAACAGGCTACGCCGAACGTGGTTCAAGCTTTGCAAGGTGAGGATTTTGCAGGCGCCATGCGTGCCCTTTCGGCGCTGCGTGGCCCTGTAGATGCCTTCTTCGAGGCGGTATTAGTGAATTCGGATAACGCGGCGGAACGCGAAAACCGTCTGCGTCT
- a CDS encoding P-II family nitrogen regulator, with product MKLIIAIVKPFKLDDVREALVDAGIEGLTVSEVKGYGRQKGQTEVYRGAEYQVNFVPKVKLEVVVDDAAAAKAVEAIKGAAATGKIGDGKVFVLNVEDAVRIRTGESGTAAL from the coding sequence ATGAAGTTGATCATAGCGATCGTCAAACCCTTCAAGCTGGACGACGTGCGCGAAGCGCTCGTCGACGCCGGCATCGAAGGCCTGACGGTCTCCGAAGTGAAGGGCTACGGCCGCCAGAAGGGCCAGACGGAGGTCTACCGGGGCGCGGAGTACCAGGTGAACTTCGTGCCCAAGGTGAAGCTCGAGGTGGTGGTGGACGACGCCGCCGCAGCAAAGGCCGTGGAGGCGATCAAGGGGGCGGCCGCGACCGGCAAGATCGGCGACGGCAAGGTCTTCGTCCTCAACGTCGAGGACGCAGTGCGCATTCGGACCGGCGAGTCCGGCACGGCGGCGCTGTAG
- a CDS encoding glycine--tRNA ligase subunit alpha, which produces MPADKPLSFQGLILKLHDYWSRQGCVILQPHDVEVGAGTLHPATVLRALGPKPWRAAYVQPSRRPADGRYGENPNRLQHYYQYQVILKPNPDNLQELYLGSLEAIGLDTRLHDIRFVEDDWENPTVGAWGLGWEVWCDGMEVTQYTYFQQVGGLDVFPVAGELTYGLERLAMYLQNVDHFTQLAFNDPDGPLPMTYGDVFLENERQQSEANFHLYDVETLKRQFEDMERQVPRILEGRGPQGQRTVLPAYDHVLKASHLFNLMDARGAIAVAERQSYIGRIRDLTRMCAEAWVENEGGNA; this is translated from the coding sequence ATGCCAGCCGACAAGCCCCTATCGTTTCAGGGCCTTATCCTGAAATTGCACGACTATTGGAGCCGCCAGGGCTGCGTGATTCTGCAGCCTCATGACGTCGAGGTGGGGGCAGGGACCCTGCATCCGGCCACGGTCCTGCGCGCGCTAGGCCCCAAGCCGTGGCGGGCGGCCTATGTCCAGCCCTCGCGCCGGCCGGCCGACGGCCGCTATGGCGAGAACCCCAACCGGCTGCAGCACTACTATCAGTACCAGGTGATCCTGAAGCCGAACCCCGACAACCTGCAGGAGCTCTATCTCGGTTCACTGGAGGCGATCGGCCTCGATACGCGCCTGCACGACATCCGCTTCGTCGAGGATGACTGGGAAAACCCCACGGTCGGCGCCTGGGGCCTGGGCTGGGAGGTCTGGTGCGACGGGATGGAAGTCACCCAGTACACCTACTTCCAGCAGGTGGGCGGCCTGGACGTCTTTCCGGTCGCGGGCGAACTGACCTACGGCCTCGAGCGCCTGGCCATGTACCTGCAGAACGTCGACCATTTCACGCAGCTCGCCTTCAACGATCCGGACGGCCCGCTGCCCATGACCTATGGCGACGTCTTTCTGGAGAACGAGCGCCAGCAGTCGGAAGCCAACTTCCACCTCTATGACGTCGAGACCCTGAAGCGTCAGTTCGAGGACATGGAGCGCCAGGTGCCGCGCATCCTGGAAGGCCGCGGGCCCCAGGGCCAGCGCACCGTTCTGCCGGCCTACGACCACGTGCTGAAGGCCAGCCACCTCTTCAACCTGATGGACGCCCGCGGCGCGATCGCCGTCGCCGAGCGCCAGAGCTATATCGGCCGCATCCGCGACCTGACCAGGATGTGCGCCGAAGCCTGGGTTGAAAATGAAGGAGGGAACGCTTGA